From one Trifolium pratense cultivar HEN17-A07 linkage group LG1, ARS_RC_1.1, whole genome shotgun sequence genomic stretch:
- the LOC123902283 gene encoding uncharacterized protein LOC123902283, with product MNCEKMLNIVKINDEKADQEDIIFENLEIMEFLSLSSLRSFCNGNQTFIFPSLLWLTVKECPQMGIFSSGVTVAPYLNEIDVGEGTIRWKDDINTTIQHLFHEKLIYLALSDYPEMKDLWYGQVDQNLFCNLKHLVVNKCDFLSHVLFPSNVMQVLYGLEELEVTDCDSLEEVFDVKGMKSKDMLIKQSTQLKTLTLSNLPKLKNIWNEDPHEIINFGNLCTLNVSTCQSLSYIFSLPLCEDLQHLEMLEIIYCGVEQIVAMEEGSMVHSFNFPKLNKLKLFCLTKLTSFYRGKHSLECPSLKDLNVYRCDAFNHLDMFSIEKLSCNLEKLAINCTDLLEILNQENIFQKVQTLYFHYFDETPTTFLNEYFHTIFPNLDTFQVRDSYYETLFPTTTGYLSMQISKQINFLMVFELKMLKHIWQEDFPLDHPLLANLHELYVMNCPSLISLAPSSTSFTNLTCLAVDNCNELYYLITSSTAKSLIQLATLIISNCEKMLDVVKIDDEKADQEDIIFQNLGGMQLTSLSSLGSFCNGNQTLVFPSLTTLNVEECPQMEIFSTGVIVAPYLTEIGVGEGIIRWKDDINTTIQHLFQEKVHNISNLNSFVKKKSNLNSYKHHNIYIHELVFAFFCLIFLMYES from the exons ATGAATTGTGAGAAGATGTTGAATATCGTGAAGATTAATGATGAAAAAGCAGATCAGGAAGACATCATATTTGAAAACTTGGAAATCATGGAATTCCTTTCTTTGTCAAGTTTGAGAAGCTTCTGCAATGGGAATCAAACTTTCATATTCCCATCTTTGCTATGGCTCACTGTTAAAGAATGCCCTCAAATGGGGATCTTCTCATCAGGAGTCACAGTAGCACCTTATCTGAATGAAATTGATGTGGGAGAAGGAACTATTCGATGGAAAGATGACATTAACACAACTATTCAGCATTTATTCCATGAAAAG TTGATATATTTGGCCTTATCCGACTACCCTGAGATGAAGGATTTGTGGTATGGTCAAGTTGATCAAAATCTATTTTGCAATTTGAAACATCTAGTGGTGAacaaatgtgattttttatcaCATGTACTTTTTCCATCAAATGTAATGCAAGTGCTATATGGATTGGAAGAACTTGAAGTAACAGATTGTGATTCATTAGAAGAAGTGTTTGATGTGAAAGGTATGAAGTCTAAAGACATGTTGATAAAACAAAGCACTCAATTGAAAACATTGACTTTGTCCAACTTACCAAAATTGAAGAACATATGGAATGAGGATCCTCATGAAATTATAAACTTTGGAAACTTATGCACGCTGAATGTTTCTACATGCCAAAGTTTGtcatatatattttcattgCCACTATGTGAAGATCTTCAACATCTTGAAATGCTTGAGATAATATATTGTGGAGTTGAGCAAATTGTAGCAATGGAAGAAGGATCAATGGTACATAGCTTTAATTTTCCTAAATTGAATAAATTGAAactattttgtttgacaaagcTTACGAGCTTTTATCGTGGAAAGCATTCTTTAGAATGCCCTTCGTTAAAGGACTTGAATGTATATCGTTGTGATGCCTTCAACCATTTGGACATGTTTTCTATTGAAAAG TTGAGTTGCAACTTGGAGAAATTGGCAATAAATTGCACAGATTTGTTGGAGATATTGAATCAAGAAAATATCTTTCAAAAAGTGCAAACTCTTTATTTTCATTACTTCGATGAAACTCCTACAACTTTTCTGAATGAATATTTTCACACAATATTTCCTAATCTTGATACATTTCAAGTGCGCGATAGTTATTATGAAACATTGTTCCCCACTACTACTGGTTATCTCAGTATGCaaatatcaaaacaaataaattttttgatgGTTTTCGAATTGAAAATGCTCAAACACATCTGGCAAGAAGACTTTCCATTAGACCATCCTCTGCTAGCAAATCTTCATGAATTATATGTAATGAATTGTCCAAGTTTGATAAGCTTGGCACCATCGTCGACATCTTTCACAAATTTAACTTGTTTGGCAGTCGACAATTGCAATGAGCTGTATTATTTGATAACTTCTTCGACAGCTAAAAGCTTAATTCAACTGGCAACATTAATTATATCAAATTGTGAGAAGATGTTGGATGTTGTGAAGATTGATGATGAAAAAGCAGATCAGGAAGACATCATATTTCAAAACTTGGGAGGCATGCAATTAACTTCTTTGTCAAGTTTGGGAAGCTTCTGCAATGGGAATCAAACTTTGGTATTCCCATCTTTGACAACGCTCAATGTTGAAGAATGCCCTCAAATGGAAATCTTCTCAACAGGAGTCATAGTAGCACCTTATCTGACTGAAATTGGTGTGGGAGAAGGAATTATTCGATGGAAAGATGACATTAACACAACTATTCAGCATTTATTCCAAGAAAAGGTACACAATATAAGTAATTTAAATagctttgtaaaaaaaaaaagtaatttaaataGCTATAAACATcataatatttatattcatgAATTAGTTTTTGCTTTTTTCTGCTTAATTTTCCTTATGTATGAAAGTTAA
- the LOC123902280 gene encoding LOW QUALITY PROTEIN: nuclear intron maturase 3, mitochondrial (The sequence of the model RefSeq protein was modified relative to this genomic sequence to represent the inferred CDS: deleted 2 bases in 1 codon), producing the protein MQPFFRSFSIIFTSFVSSFFTSSYNHLVFFNHFLKHQLPFMLALLRIRRIIITSNTHTKLYSTTTTLQPLQQPLTKTQIKTLVLKNYTNANFTNLIKNVVASPSVIFTAIHNISSTPTPHPNPFFNITSLVQELRENRFDVAANCATLNPPSTQNGSFLVLPNLKLKVVIEAVRMVLEAVYDERFVTFCYGGRFGMGRHTAIRYLKNSVQNPTWWFTVRFKNHKFEHAHVEKLCFFIERKVKDCVFIDFIKKLFECKVLVIELGGNWLGKGFPQECGLCSILMNVYFDGFDKEIQEMRLRENRENRELDPKMVVDSSLGGADVFYKPVKVYAVRYLDEILVATSGGSKLLAMDLKMKVVKSLELGLSLRVDKLNTAIHSAVSEKIEFLGMELQAVPPSVLRPPMSEKAIRARKKYLRQKEVRALEFKNARARNRRILGLKIFNHVYKKMKQSDGFKFDYSIENEVREIFKSWGDEVVQEFLGSVDECQEWHRSLTAGDFLSLRHIRNQLPPELVDAYDNFQEQVDKHLNPVKLRKVIEEKERKEKQEEEQKYSKGTVEDLTRFCMKVDAPLLLIRKAVRLLAFTNHMGRPRPIEFLFALEDADIIKWYAGIARRWLDFFCCCHNFKVVKTIVSYHLRFSCILTLAEKHESTKREAIKHFSKDLKVYDMNGNDEIHFPTEREVKMMGDRNLSDPKPVDGVLSLATVRLASDEPPTHCIAHFCDKTTTVFYRVRLLQNRLNVNPLEKEKWVQGMGVIHESLNQKCLPLCTDHIHDFYLGRITLQDIDCTLCGCRLTDSCCC; encoded by the exons ATGCAACCATTCTTTCGCagtttttcaattattttcaccTCTTTTGTTTCAAGCTTTTTTACTTCCTCTTATAACCACCTTGTGTTTTTCAATCATTTTCTCAAACATCAACTGCCTTTCATGCTAGCATTACTGCGTATCAGACGAATTATCATCACttcaaacacacacacaaaactttactcaacaacaacaacactacAACCACTTCAACAACCTCTCACAAAAACCCAAATCAAAACCCTAGTTCTCAAAAACTACACCAATGCCAACTTCACCAACCTCATCAAAAACGTCGTCGCTTCACCCTCGGTCATTTTCACTGCCATCCATAACATCTCCTCCACCCCAACTCCCCATCCCAACCCATTTTTCAACATCACCTCCCTTGTTCAAGAACTTCGCGAAAACCGCTTCGATGTAGCAGCAAACTGCGCCACACTGAACCCACCTTCCACCCAAAACGGTTCGTTTTTGGTTTTACCTAATTTGAAACTCAAGGTGGTTATTGAAGCTGTTAGGATGGTGTTGGAAGCTGTTTATGACGAACGGTTTGTGACATTTTGTTACGGTGGACGTTTTGGGATGGGAAGACATACTGCTATAAGGTATTTGAAAAACTCTGTTCAAAATCCTACTTGGTGGTTTACTGTTAGGTTTAAGAATCACAAATTTGAACATGCCCATGttgaaaaattgtgtttttttattgaacGGAAAGTTAAAGATtgtgtttttattgattttattaagAAGTTGTTTGAATGTAAGGTTTTGGTGATTGAATTGGGTGGGAATTGGTTAGGAAAAGGGTTTCCTCAGGAATGTGGGTTGTGTTCAATTTTGATGAATGTTTATTTTGATGGATTTGATAAAGAGATTCAAGAGATGAGGCTTAGGGAAAATCGAGAGAATCGTGAATTGGATCCGAAGATGGTTGTTGATTCTAGTTTAGGTGGAGCTGATGTGTTTTATAAGCCGGTTAAGGTGTATGCGGTTAGGTATTTGGATGAGATACTTGTTGCTACTTCGGGGGGTTCGAAGTTGTTGGCTATGGATTTGAAGATGAAAGTTGTGAAAAGTTTGGAGCTTGGTTTGAGTTTGCGTGTTGATAAGTTGAACACGGCAATTCATAGTGCGGTGTCGGAGAAGATTGAGTTTCTTGGGATGGAGTTACAGGCTGTTCCTCCGTCGGTTTTACGTCCGCCTATGTCAGAGAAAGCAATCCGAGCACGAAAGAAGTACCTTAGACAGAAGGAAGTTAGAGCTCTTGAGTTCAAAAATGCTAGGGCGAGGAATAGGAGGATATTAGGGTTGAAGATATTTAATCATGTTTATAAGAAGATGAAGCAAAGTGATGGGTTTAAGTTTGACTACAGTATTGAAAATGAAGTCCGGGAGATTTTTAAGTCTTGGGGAGATGAAGTTGTGCAAGAGTTCTTGGGGAGCGTGGATGAGTGTCAAGAATGGCATCGGAGTTTAACGGCCGGTGATTTCCTTTCCTTGAGACACATTAGAAATCAGTTACCGCCTGAGCTCGTTGATGCTTATGATAACTTCCAAGAGCAGGTAGACAAACATTTGAATCCTGTAAAACTCAGGAAAGTAATCgaggaaaaagaaagaaaagaaaagcaagAGGAGGAACAGAAATATTCAAAAGGAACAGTTGAGGATTTGACTAGGTTCTGTATGAAAGTCGATGCACCGCTATTACTCATAAGAAAAGCTGTGAGGTTGCTTGCGTTTACGAATCATATGGGCCGTCCAAGACCTATTGAATTCCTTTTTGCTCTTGAGGATGCCGATATTATCAAGTGGTATGCTGGCATAGCAAGAAGGTGGCTTGACTTCTTCTGCTGTTGTCACAACTTCAAGGTGGTCAAAACTATTGTAAGTTATCATTTGAGGTTCTCTTGTATCCTGACATTAGCAGAGAAGCACGAATCCACTAAGCGTGAAGCTATAAAGCATTTCAGCAAAGATTTGAAAGTCTATGATATGAATGGAAATGATGAAATACATTTTCCCACAGAAAGGGAGGTTAAGATGATGGGAGATAGAAATCTTTCAGATCCGAAACCTGTAGATGGAGTTTTATCCTTGGCTACAGTAAGGCTTGCATCCGACGAGCCTCCCACACATTGTATTGCCCATTTCTGTGACAAGACAACTACAGTCTTCTATCGGGTCCGATTGCTACAAAACAGATTGAATGTGAACCCTCTGGAGAAAGAAAAATGGGTGCAAGGGATGGGAGTAATTCATGAAAGCCTGAACCAAAAGTGCCTCCCACTCTGTACCGATCATATACATGATTTTTACTTGGGAAGAATCACTCTTCAAGACATTGACTGTACC TTGTGTGGATGTCGACTGACTGACAGTTGCTGTTGCTAA
- the LOC123891465 gene encoding uncharacterized protein LOC123891465 → MNHFVLQHNSYETPENVDFDQKGTNNFICPKPISTRRLILNFCQQNEEYDSSSPPPYFLGSPPVRASNPLMKDEQFGCVEQILQSTSPSGSSSPSSPFRKGGCVRMKFGDKSAKVRVVGFESHLPAVAY, encoded by the coding sequence ATGAATCATTTTGTTCTTCAACACAATTCTTATGAAACACCTgaaaatgttgattttgatCAAAAGGGTACTAATAACTTTATTTGTCCTAAACCGATTTCGACAAGGCgattaatattgaatttttgcCAACAAAATGAAGAGTACGATTCATCATCGCCACCACCTTATTTTCTTGGCTCTCCTCCTGTTAGAGCTTCTAATCCTTTGATGAAAGATGAACAATTTGGATGTGTGGAACAAATTCTTCAATCAACATCTCCTTCTGGATCATCTTCTCCGTCTTCGCCGTTTAGGAAAGGTGGTTGTGTTAGAATGAAGTTTGGAGATAAATCAGCTAAGGTTAGAGTAGTAGGATTTGAAAGCCATCTTCCTGCTGTTGCTTATTAA
- the LOC123902287 gene encoding 3-oxoacyl-[acyl-carrier-protein] reductase FabG-like, producing MAAEQLEPWHKLDDKVVLVTGASSGLGCDFCLDLAKAGCRIVAAARRLDRLHSLCHQINNLYGNGTIRAVAVELDVSSDAATIDKSVQKAWDAFGHIDTLINNAGVRGSVKSPLDLSEEEWDHVFKTNLTGCWLVSKYVCKHMCDVQRKGSVINISSTSGLNRGNLSGAVAYASSKAGVNMLTKVMALELGVHKIRVNSISPGIFKSEITEKLVQKAWLNNVVTKIYPLRSLVASDPALTSLVRYLIHDSSEYVTGNNFIVDGGATLPGVPLYSSL from the exons atggCAGCAGAACAGCTAGAGCCATGGCACAAGCTGGACGACAAAGTGGTGTTGGTAACCGGCGCTTCCTCAGGCCTTGGATGCGACTTCTGCCTTGATCTCGCTAAAGCCGGCTGCAGGATCGTCGCCGCTGCTCGTCGCCTCGACCGCCTCCACTCCCTCTGCCATCAAATCAATAATCTATACGGAAATGGAACCATCCGTGCGGTGGCCGTTGAACTCGACGTCTCCTCCGATGCTGCTACCATTGACAAGTCCGTCCAGAAGGCATGGGATGCCTTTGGACATATTGATACATTGATTAACAATGCTGGTGTCAGAG GAAGTGTTAAATCTCCCTTGGATTTGTCTGAGGAGGAATGGGATCATGTTTTCAAAACTAACTTAACTGGTTGTTGGTTGGTTTCAAAATACGTATGCAAACACATGTGTGATGTCCAGCGAAAGGGATCAGTTATTAATATTTCTTCAACTTCTGGTTTAAACCGGGGAAACCTGAGTGGAGCTGTTGCATATGCATCTTCAAAGGCAGGCGTCAACATGCTCACAAAG GTCATGGCTTTGGAATTGGGGGTACACAAAATAAGAGTGAATTCAATATCCCCTGGAATTTTCAAATCTGAAATCACTGAAAAattagtacaaaaagcttggcTGAATAACGTGGTCACAAAAATATACCCTTTGAGAAGTTTGGTTGCTTCGGATCCTGCATTAACATCTTTGGTTCGTTACCTAATTCACGATTCTTCTGAATATGTCACTGGTAACAATTTTATTGTTGATGGTGGAGCAACTTTACCTGGTGTGCCCCTTTATTCTTCTTTGTAA
- the LOC123902286 gene encoding uncharacterized protein LOC123902286 — MENSGQDPQQPLPPGVHFLTSNSPSHSQTLITSNHFVNATQFNNNINAAVQDAVLREQELATQNIIRTQREVRNVASPTKDNLDLFSERRDPNALKEHLLNMATEHRAEMVVKRGKAAHPEQGNTEIGNGYGVPGGGAYNDVAKLNTDTGNNAFGQPESKLVRCSEQKTAAKELPEYLKQKLRARGILKDDRHAEELKGTSAEVRGDEKLAPGWVEAKDPGSGAFYYYNESTGKSQWEKPREASLTEQSTPSLRLPENWVEALDETTGHKYYYNTKTHVSQWVHPNSAQKVVSDQLVSSVGHVDDQSSSSPRCMGCGGWGVGLVQSWGYCNHCTRVLNLPQSQYLFSSLNNQQSSAAHPMESSDKTASKPRASWKPPIDKGGKKLGKKRAPEEDDELDPMDPSSYSDAPRGGWVVGLKGVQPRAADTTATGPLFQQRPYPSPGAVLRKNAEIASKKKKPNSSFTAISKRGDGSDGLGDAD, encoded by the exons ATGGAGAATTCCGGCCAAGATCCGCAGCAACCACTTCCTCCCGGTGTTCATTTTTTGACTTCAAACTCTCCTTCTCATTCTCAAACCCTTATAACTTCAAACCATTTTGTTAATGCtactcaattcaacaacaacattaatgcCGCTGTTCAAGATGCTGTTTTGCGTGAACaa GAACTTGCTACACAAAATATCATAAGGACTCAAAG AGAGGTGAGAAATGTGGCATCACCTACAAAGGATAATTTAGACCTATTCTCCGAACGGCGTGACCCTAATGCTTTGAAG GAACATCTGTTGAATATGGCCACAGAGCATAGGGCTGAAATGGTTGTGAAGCGTGGAAAAGCTGCACATCCAGAACAAG GTAACACAGAAATAGGTAACGGATATGGTGTACCCGGTGGAGGTGCCTATAATGATGTTGCCAAGCTTAACACTGATACTG GTAACAATGCATTCGGTCAGCCTGAATCTAAACTTGTTAGATGCTCTGAGCAGAAAACTGCAGCTAAAGAATTGCCTGAGTACCTCAAGCAGAAGTTAAGAGCTCGGGGTATTCTTAAAGATGATAGACACGCTGAAGAACTT AAAGGCACTTCAGCAGAAGTTAGGGGAGATGAAAAGTTGGCTCCAGGATGG GTGGAAGCAAAAGATCCGGGAAGTGgtgcattttattattataatgaaaGTACCGGGAAAAGTCAATGGGAAAAACCCCGTGAAGCATCCTTAACTGAGCAATCAACACCGTCTTTGCGTCTTCCAGAAAATTGGGTGGAGGCGTTGGACGAAACAACAG gTCATAAGTATTACTACAATACAAAAACTCATGTATCACAATGGGTGCATCCTAATTCTGCTCAGAAAGTGGTGTCAGATCAATTGGTTTCGTCAGTTGGTCATGTGGATGACCAATCATCTAGTTCACCGAGGTGCATGGGTTGTGGTGGATGGGGTGTAGGCCTTGTGCAATCATGGGGTTACTGCAATCACTGCACGAG AGTTCTCAATCTTCCACAAAGTCAGTATTTGTTCTCAAGCTTGAATAATCAGCAAAGCAGTGCTGCACATCCCATGGAAAGTTCTGATAAAACGGCTAGCAAACCGAG GGCCAGCTGGAAACCTCCAATTGATAAGGGAGGTAAAAAATTGGGCAAGAAGCGCGCTCCTGAAGAGGATGATGAGTTGGATCCTATGGACCCCAGCTCCTATTCAGATGCTCCACGTGGTGGCTG GGTGGTGGGTCTGAAAGGTGTGCAGCCACGAGCAGCTGACACAACAGCAACT GGTCCACTGTTTCAACAACGACCATATCCATCACCTGGAGCCGTTTTACGAAAGAATGCTGAAATTGCCTCTAAAAAAAAGAAACCGAATTCAAGTTTTACTGCCATATCCAAGAGGGGTGATGGTAGTGACGGGCTTGGTGATGCAGACTAG